A segment of the Phycisphaerae bacterium genome:
GGCGCAAACGGCGGCGTGCAGCTCACACCAGTTCGGCGAGATGATCAACGCAAACGAGGAGAATCAGAAGTTCTTCGTCGACCGCTATGTCGAAGAGCGTCTGCCGCTGGACTACTGGTGGATGGACGCAGGATGGTATCCCAACGACCCTCGCTACCATGCAGCCGGTTGGCCCAACACAGGCACCTGGGAGGTGGACCACAAGCGCTTCCCCAACGGGCTGCGGGCAATAAGCGATCACGCGCGAAGCAAGGGCATCAAGACGATCGTCTGGTTTGAGCCCGAGCGGGTAACGCCGGGCACGTGGCTGTGGAGGAATCATCAGGATTGGCTGCTCGGTCCACCGGCCGACCCGAACCAGGACGTGGCCGATCGGTCGAAACCGGCAGACAAACTGCTGAATCTCGGCAACGACACCGCACGCGAGTGGCTGACCAACCATGTGGACAAGCTCTTGACCGACCAGGGCATCGACCTGTACCGGCAGGATTTCAATACCGACCCGCTCGGGCGATGGCGAGCCAACGATGCGCCCGATCGCCAAGGCATCACCGAGATCCGCTATGTCACGGGCTACCTGGCGTACTGGGACGAGTTGCGGCGCCGACACCCCGATATGCTGATCGACTCATGCGCCTCGGGCGGCCGTCGGAACGACCTGGAGACGATGCGGCGAGCCGTTCCCCTGCTACGCAGCGACTATATCCTCGAGCCGGTGGGTCAACAGAATCACACGTACGGGCTTTCGTTCTGGCTGCCGTTTTATGGGACGGGGATGAGCCGCGAGGGAATGTATGATTCTCGCAGTTGCTTCTGCCCGCACATCACCGGCTGTTACGACATGCGCGACAAGAAAGATGACTATGAGCGGGCTCGTCGGGTCATGAGTGATTGGAAACAGGTGGCGCCGTGCATGCTCGAAGGAGACTACTACCCGCTCACGCCATACAACGTTGCCAACGACGTCTGGATGGCATGGCAGTTTGACCTTCCGGAGAAGGGCGAGGGCGTGGTGCAGGCGTTTCGCCGCGGAGAGAGTATCTGTGAGTCGGCACGGTTCCCGCTCTGCAGCCTGCAGGCAGATGCGACGTACATCGTCACCGACCTGGACACCGACAAACCGGTGAGCATCAGTAGCCAAGCGCTCATGAAAGAAGGCCTGCCGGTGGAGATTCGCGGCCGGCCGGGGTCGAGGATTGTCCGATACGAGCGGCACAGGTAAGGCAGGATC
Coding sequences within it:
- a CDS encoding alpha-galactosidase; protein product: AQTAACSSHQFGEMINANEENQKFFVDRYVEERLPLDYWWMDAGWYPNDPRYHAAGWPNTGTWEVDHKRFPNGLRAISDHARSKGIKTIVWFEPERVTPGTWLWRNHQDWLLGPPADPNQDVADRSKPADKLLNLGNDTAREWLTNHVDKLLTDQGIDLYRQDFNTDPLGRWRANDAPDRQGITEIRYVTGYLAYWDELRRRHPDMLIDSCASGGRRNDLETMRRAVPLLRSDYILEPVGQQNHTYGLSFWLPFYGTGMSREGMYDSRSCFCPHITGCYDMRDKKDDYERARRVMSDWKQVAPCMLEGDYYPLTPYNVANDVWMAWQFDLPEKGEGVVQAFRRGESICESARFPLCSLQADATYIVTDLDTDKPVSISSQALMKEGLPVEIRGRPGSRIVRYERHR